From Permianibacter aggregans, a single genomic window includes:
- a CDS encoding HDOD domain-containing protein, giving the protein MRRFLAANGISFQEQIHRRTETLEASASVCDIPPEQMARAVLVADAGQLWMAILPVSHVLDFDVLNRLTHRQLKPLSNSESNRRFPDCEPGCHPPVPEAYGLKALVDDSLFKHERIWLEAGAHTAVIAISISSFAVLCRKAIRGPIAKPLPESESSAGCAIDESDLKDVTLPSEEVIRRKLEQVYRLPAIPAVATQILQLVGDPESTVKDLAELVEMDPSIAAQVIRYARSSFFGYRGSVDSIQTAISRVLGFDIVSNLALGIAAGKVFKLAPDGPLGLDSFWRHAVHNAAVVQGLTRVLPKNSGVKPGTAYLCGLLHNFGILLLGHLFQPEYFLLNKMCLANPHCGLPAIEQRLLCVGESQRLLNHNQMGTWLMRHWKMPEEVVAVTAGHHDPVYRGEQDLYVALVQLANALLARDGLGDDLTTPIPDWTLQRLGISLAAAEQVYDQIRADSAELDRMAQLMAGLK; this is encoded by the coding sequence GTGAGACGGTTTTTGGCCGCTAACGGCATCAGCTTTCAGGAGCAGATCCACCGGCGGACCGAAACACTGGAAGCGTCGGCCTCGGTTTGTGACATTCCTCCTGAGCAAATGGCACGGGCTGTGCTGGTCGCCGATGCCGGCCAGTTATGGATGGCGATTCTGCCGGTCAGTCATGTGCTGGATTTTGATGTTCTGAACCGATTGACTCATCGGCAATTGAAGCCGCTATCCAATTCCGAGAGCAACCGCCGTTTCCCCGACTGCGAGCCCGGTTGCCATCCGCCGGTGCCGGAAGCCTATGGTCTCAAAGCACTGGTAGATGACAGCCTGTTCAAACATGAGCGCATCTGGCTTGAGGCGGGCGCCCATACGGCGGTCATCGCCATTTCTATCAGTAGCTTTGCCGTGCTCTGCCGTAAGGCCATACGCGGCCCCATCGCCAAACCCTTGCCAGAGTCTGAAAGCAGTGCCGGCTGCGCCATTGATGAATCGGATCTGAAAGACGTCACGCTACCCAGTGAAGAAGTGATTCGCCGTAAACTGGAACAGGTTTACCGATTGCCGGCGATTCCGGCGGTGGCGACCCAGATTCTGCAGCTCGTTGGCGACCCGGAGTCGACAGTCAAGGATCTGGCTGAGCTGGTGGAAATGGACCCGAGCATCGCCGCTCAGGTGATTCGTTATGCCCGCTCCTCGTTTTTCGGCTACCGCGGCAGTGTCGACTCGATTCAGACCGCAATTTCACGAGTGCTTGGTTTCGACATCGTCAGCAATCTGGCGCTCGGCATCGCCGCCGGCAAGGTGTTCAAGCTAGCGCCCGATGGTCCGCTTGGTCTCGACAGTTTCTGGCGTCACGCGGTACACAATGCGGCCGTCGTCCAAGGCTTGACCCGTGTGTTACCGAAGAACAGTGGCGTCAAGCCAGGCACCGCCTATCTCTGCGGCCTGTTGCACAATTTCGGCATTCTGTTACTCGGGCATTTGTTCCAGCCGGAGTACTTTCTGTTGAACAAGATGTGTCTGGCCAACCCGCACTGCGGCCTGCCGGCCATTGAACAGCGATTGCTATGCGTTGGCGAGTCGCAGCGGTTGCTCAATCATAATCAGATGGGCACTTGGCTGATGCGGCACTGGAAAATGCCGGAAGAAGTCGTTGCCGTCACTGCAGGCCACCATGATCCGGTTTATCGTGGTGAACAGGATTTATATGTGGCGCTGGTGCAGTTGGCCAACGCGTTGCTGGCGCGCGATGGCCTCGGCGACGATTTGACGACGCCCATACCGGATTGGACTTTGCAACGCCTCGGCATTTCACTGGCCGCTGCCGAGCAGGTTTATGATCAGATCCGGGCTGACTCGGCCGAGCTCGACCGCATGGCGCAGTTGATGGCTGGTTTGAAATGA
- the adk gene encoding adenylate kinase, translated as MRIILLGAPGAGKGTQAQFIKDRYGIPQISTGDMLRAAVKAGTPLGLQAKAVMDAGQLVSDELIIALVKDRLSQSDCEKGYLLDGFPRTIPQAEAMRANGIDVDHVVEFVVPDEEIIERLSGRRVHPGSGRVYHLQNHPPKVEGKDDETGEPLVQRDDDKEETVRKRLDVYHSQTKPLIEFYSSWAQSGDDKAPAYIRVEGTGPVELVRDNIFQALEVK; from the coding sequence ATGCGAATCATATTGTTGGGAGCTCCGGGTGCGGGCAAAGGCACTCAGGCTCAGTTCATCAAGGATCGATACGGAATCCCGCAAATTTCCACCGGCGACATGCTGCGTGCGGCCGTCAAGGCCGGCACCCCACTGGGTTTGCAGGCCAAGGCAGTCATGGATGCCGGCCAACTGGTTTCCGATGAGTTGATTATTGCCTTGGTCAAAGATCGTCTGAGCCAGAGCGATTGTGAAAAAGGCTATTTGCTCGACGGTTTTCCGCGCACCATTCCGCAAGCCGAAGCGATGCGCGCCAATGGCATTGATGTCGACCACGTTGTCGAGTTTGTCGTGCCGGATGAAGAGATTATCGAGCGCTTGTCCGGTCGTCGTGTGCATCCGGGTTCGGGCCGTGTGTATCACCTGCAGAATCATCCACCGAAAGTCGAAGGCAAGGATGACGAAACCGGTGAGCCGCTGGTGCAACGCGATGACGACAAAGAAGAAACCGTTCGCAAGCGTTTGGACGTATACCATTCCCAGACCAAGCCTTTGATCGAGTTTTACTCGAGCTGGGCGCAATCCGGCGACGACAAAGCGCCGGCCTATATTCGTGTCGAAGGTACTGGTCCGGTCGAGCTGGTCCGCGACAATATTTTTCAGGCTTTGGAAGTCAAGTGA
- the hemH gene encoding ferrochelatase, with product MSKEILVSELSTKGADSAPFGILLVNLGSPDAPTPAGVRKYLAEFLSDPRVVSIPKWIWLPILHGIVLRTRPKRVAHAYATIWRNESPLIEITRAQAAKLRAAVQEAFGEYIPVEIGMRYGNPSLTAGLMALRKAKVGRVVVLPLYPQYSVSTTATVIDRIGELLRQCWHAPNLRYVPAYYQHPPYIQALADSVRKHWQQKGRAEHFLMSFHGLPKRHSRRGDPYEAQCFRTAELLAKELALTSDDWSMAFQSRFGREEWLQPYLEPHVRQLAAKGVKTVDVICPGFSADCLETLEEIAIRTAEVFTAAGGQEFRYISALNDDDRHIAMMVQLIQTETAGWRS from the coding sequence GTGAGTAAAGAAATCCTCGTTTCCGAACTTTCGACAAAAGGCGCTGATTCAGCGCCTTTTGGCATTTTACTGGTCAATCTTGGATCGCCGGATGCGCCGACGCCGGCAGGCGTGCGCAAGTACCTGGCGGAGTTCCTCAGTGATCCACGAGTCGTCTCAATTCCCAAATGGATTTGGTTGCCAATTCTGCACGGTATTGTGCTGCGTACGCGACCAAAGCGTGTCGCTCATGCCTACGCGACGATTTGGCGCAACGAATCGCCGCTGATTGAAATCACCCGCGCACAGGCCGCCAAATTGCGTGCAGCGGTGCAGGAGGCGTTTGGCGAATATATTCCGGTAGAAATCGGCATGCGTTACGGTAATCCATCATTGACGGCGGGCTTGATGGCGCTGCGCAAAGCCAAGGTTGGGCGTGTCGTCGTGTTGCCGTTGTATCCGCAATACAGCGTCTCGACGACGGCAACGGTGATCGACCGGATCGGTGAGTTGTTACGCCAGTGTTGGCATGCTCCGAATCTTCGATATGTACCGGCTTATTATCAGCACCCGCCATATATTCAAGCGCTGGCTGATTCGGTGCGCAAGCACTGGCAGCAGAAGGGCAGGGCTGAACACTTTTTGATGTCGTTTCATGGTTTGCCGAAACGCCATTCTCGTCGCGGCGATCCGTACGAAGCGCAGTGTTTCCGCACCGCTGAGTTGTTGGCCAAAGAATTGGCGTTGACATCCGATGACTGGAGCATGGCGTTCCAATCGCGCTTTGGTCGCGAAGAATGGTTGCAACCGTATCTGGAGCCGCATGTCCGGCAACTGGCGGCAAAAGGCGTCAAAACCGTCGACGTGATTTGTCCAGGCTTCTCGGCCGATTGCCTGGAAACGCTGGAAGAGATTGCCATTCGTACAGCGGAAGTATTCACGGCAGCCGGTGGCCAGGAATTCCGCTATATTTCAGCGTTGAATGATGACGATCGGCATATAGCAATGATGGTGCAATTGATTCAAACGGAAACGGCTGGCTGGCGATCATGA
- a CDS encoding DUF3703 domain-containing protein: MSMHTELRLAYQENLYRAKALYQQRQWRESFRYLERAHILGQHYAIAHTRVHIWMFKVAWHRGDVLEMIGQGIRIIGGFIGSLIGKVPVGNSGGADVSAFAVMPIPDDLREILIKDEKSWQAIKKVPNKGKA, encoded by the coding sequence ATGAGCATGCACACTGAGCTGCGCCTGGCGTATCAGGAAAATCTCTATCGCGCCAAAGCGCTGTACCAACAACGCCAGTGGCGTGAAAGTTTTCGCTATCTCGAACGCGCACATATTCTGGGCCAGCATTACGCCATTGCCCATACCCGCGTGCACATTTGGATGTTCAAAGTTGCCTGGCATCGTGGTGATGTGCTGGAAATGATCGGGCAGGGCATTCGCATCATCGGTGGCTTCATTGGTTCATTGATTGGCAAAGTTCCCGTTGGTAACAGCGGCGGTGCCGATGTCAGTGCATTTGCCGTGATGCCGATTCCGGACGATCTGCGCGAAATTCTAATCAAGGATGAAAAATCGTGGCAGGCGATCAAAAAAGTGCCGAATAAGGGTAAAGCGTAA
- a CDS encoding GFA family protein: MYFGSCLCGTVRIEIEGGISDIIHCHCSLCRKNSGTAFATNGFIPSAGFRIVSGAENISFYEFKPGKKRHFCRTCASPIYSSNDQDPTRLRLRLGILDSDISERPISHNFITSKANWEDLDADLPRFEGFEPTRKPAQGKT; this comes from the coding sequence ATGTATTTTGGGAGTTGTTTATGTGGGACGGTTCGTATCGAAATTGAAGGTGGTATTTCTGACATCATTCACTGTCACTGCTCGCTCTGCCGCAAGAATAGCGGAACCGCATTTGCTACCAATGGCTTTATCCCATCAGCAGGGTTTCGCATTGTCAGTGGTGCAGAAAACATCAGTTTCTACGAATTCAAACCAGGAAAGAAACGACATTTCTGCCGAACCTGCGCCTCACCGATTTACAGCTCGAACGACCAAGACCCAACTCGTTTGCGTTTAAGGCTGGGAATATTGGACTCCGATATCAGTGAGCGACCGATCTCCCATAACTTCATTACGTCGAAAGCCAACTGGGAGGATCTGGACGCAGATCTGCCGCGCTTTGAAGGCTTTGAACCAACACGGAAGCCAGCGCAGGGAAAGACTTGA
- a CDS encoding sodium-dependent transporter, which yields MSSNTEAWGSRIGLILAMAGNAVGLGNFLRFPVQAVQNGGGAFIIPYLICFLLMGIPLLWIEWSTGRFGGQRGDHSTPFIIQSMDPKRHFWKYLGVFGIFTNVAVAAYYCYIESWTLAWVYHSLIGTFSGMDQAGVAQFFTDYMVISQTTTGIPYENIVFYVICLALNTYILSRGLSGGIEIAAKVAMPLLILFGVFLAIQGVTLMAGEKGAVYDGTVGLNFLWEPQFDSLTNPSVWLAAAGQIFFTLSVGMGTIQCYASYIRKRRDVALNAMTAGWMNEFVEVVLGASILIPICVGYFGIDKVVELVNSGGGFGLAFQSLPYLFQNWGSLLATLAGISFFGLLFFAGITSSLAMGTPWMGFLQDEFGWKREHAAWSFGLLVFCLGMPTVLFFNYGVFGEYDYWAGTVSLVVFAMVESILFAWVFGIDRGWEELNRGAQMRVPHIYKFILKYVTPSMLLFVFIGSLFSPVGGEWAQAISDLFAGKGWAFDPGSLVGTISNDALKTQIAAAQTAGDMATVDNLQTRMMYINGARLLLLSTFIAITALVYIAYRKRLREGRNY from the coding sequence ATGAGTAGCAACACAGAAGCCTGGGGAAGCCGGATCGGCCTCATCCTGGCCATGGCGGGTAACGCCGTCGGATTGGGCAACTTTCTGCGCTTTCCGGTTCAGGCCGTCCAGAATGGTGGCGGCGCCTTCATCATCCCCTACCTGATTTGTTTCCTGTTGATGGGTATTCCACTGCTGTGGATTGAATGGTCCACCGGTCGTTTTGGTGGCCAGCGTGGCGATCACTCGACGCCATTCATCATCCAGTCGATGGACCCGAAACGGCATTTCTGGAAATACCTTGGGGTATTCGGCATTTTCACCAACGTCGCCGTTGCTGCCTACTACTGCTACATCGAGAGCTGGACCCTGGCTTGGGTGTACCACTCGCTGATCGGTACGTTCAGTGGCATGGATCAAGCCGGTGTTGCACAATTTTTCACCGACTACATGGTCATCAGCCAAACGACTACCGGTATTCCCTATGAAAATATAGTGTTCTACGTCATCTGCTTGGCGCTGAACACGTACATTTTGAGCCGCGGCTTGTCCGGTGGCATCGAAATCGCCGCCAAAGTCGCCATGCCCTTGCTGATTCTGTTTGGTGTGTTCCTGGCCATTCAAGGTGTGACATTAATGGCTGGCGAAAAAGGAGCGGTGTACGACGGTACCGTTGGCCTCAATTTCCTCTGGGAACCGCAATTCGATTCACTGACCAATCCAAGCGTATGGCTGGCTGCAGCCGGTCAAATATTCTTCACGCTGTCGGTCGGCATGGGCACCATTCAGTGCTACGCCTCCTACATTCGTAAACGCCGCGATGTGGCCTTGAACGCGATGACCGCCGGCTGGATGAACGAGTTTGTCGAAGTCGTACTCGGCGCCTCGATTCTGATTCCAATCTGCGTTGGCTATTTCGGTATCGATAAAGTCGTTGAGTTGGTCAATTCCGGCGGTGGCTTTGGTCTCGCATTCCAGTCGCTGCCCTACCTGTTCCAGAATTGGGGCAGTCTGCTCGCGACATTGGCAGGTATCTCATTCTTTGGATTGTTGTTCTTTGCCGGCATCACTTCCTCGCTGGCGATGGGCACACCGTGGATGGGCTTCCTGCAAGATGAATTCGGCTGGAAGCGTGAACACGCCGCCTGGTCATTTGGCTTGCTGGTATTCTGTTTAGGTATGCCGACCGTGCTGTTCTTCAACTACGGCGTGTTCGGCGAGTACGACTACTGGGCCGGTACGGTCTCCTTGGTTGTGTTCGCGATGGTCGAATCGATTCTGTTCGCATGGGTATTCGGCATTGATCGCGGTTGGGAAGAACTGAATCGCGGTGCCCAGATGCGGGTACCGCACATCTACAAATTCATTTTGAAGTACGTGACCCCATCAATGCTGCTGTTCGTCTTTATCGGCAGCCTGTTTTCCCCGGTCGGTGGCGAATGGGCGCAGGCGATCAGCGACTTGTTTGCCGGCAAAGGCTGGGCTTTCGATCCAGGCTCATTGGTTGGCACCATCAGCAACGACGCACTGAAAACGCAAATCGCTGCTGCACAAACCGCTGGCGACATGGCCACCGTCGACAATTTGCAAACACGGATGATGTACATCAACGGCGCTCGATTGCTGTTGCTGAGCACGTTCATCGCCATCACCGCGCTGGTCTACATCGCCTATCGCAAACGTCTGCGTGAAGGGAGAAACTACTGA
- a CDS encoding type 2 periplasmic-binding domain-containing protein produces MKAQTFIRWMLVPCLSFPVFADVAVIAHPSNAMSLTADDVQRLFLGKSKSFPGGGEATPVSNKNDAVREQFNQSLLGKNESQIKAYWSQLVFTGKGTPPKELDSDDAVKQFVANNPTAIGYIDAAKVDGSVKVVLNQ; encoded by the coding sequence ATGAAAGCGCAAACGTTTATTCGCTGGATGCTGGTGCCCTGCCTCAGCTTCCCGGTTTTCGCCGACGTCGCTGTTATCGCTCACCCATCCAACGCCATGAGCTTAACGGCTGACGATGTGCAGCGTCTGTTTCTCGGAAAAAGCAAATCGTTTCCTGGCGGCGGTGAAGCAACACCGGTTAGCAACAAGAACGATGCCGTTCGTGAACAATTCAATCAATCGCTACTCGGCAAGAACGAAAGTCAGATCAAAGCGTATTGGTCGCAATTGGTGTTTACCGGCAAAGGCACACCACCGAAAGAACTGGATAGCGATGATGCGGTGAAACAGTTTGTTGCCAATAATCCAACGGCAATTGGTTACATCGATGCCGCGAAAGTGGATGGTTCCGTCAAAGTCGTCCTCAACCAATAA
- a CDS encoding porin, which yields MKGVYWLGSAALATLCMVSPVSANDIHFNGFVSVIGGKVLDGREQQYGEFTCPCFIADYPFVGVYTEDWTFDAETTFGLQANMTITDRLSATAQLVSHGSLGYDVSIDWAYLSYNLDDRFTLQAGRKRAPLFYYSDFFDVGYALPWIRAPGDLYGWQIVSYEGANLLYTGAWGAVNVTANVWYGSDEDKNNEELSRIYYLAQVDETWKDQIGVYFDFNYDWLTLRVVYMQNKVDRLIYDEVPPRQRLQDVKQKFAGVTLNIDWQNLVFRSEYNTFDRPSEDNTYYASLVGVGYRLGDWLPMISYSEFEEEAGLWPDEVELHETVSFSLRWDFTPSAAFKLQYDDFTDNTRGDWFVGDSETLSLGIDVVF from the coding sequence ATGAAAGGCGTTTATTGGCTCGGTAGCGCGGCACTCGCTACGCTCTGTATGGTGTCGCCGGTCTCGGCGAATGACATCCACTTCAACGGTTTTGTTTCCGTCATCGGCGGCAAGGTACTGGATGGTCGTGAGCAGCAATATGGCGAGTTCACCTGTCCTTGCTTTATTGCCGACTATCCCTTTGTCGGCGTCTATACCGAAGACTGGACGTTTGACGCCGAAACCACATTCGGCTTGCAAGCGAACATGACCATTACGGATCGTCTGAGTGCGACCGCGCAACTGGTTTCGCATGGTTCACTTGGCTACGACGTCAGTATCGATTGGGCGTACTTGAGTTATAACCTCGATGATCGCTTTACCTTGCAAGCAGGTCGCAAGCGGGCGCCGTTGTTTTACTACTCCGACTTTTTTGATGTCGGTTATGCCCTGCCCTGGATTCGTGCTCCGGGTGATTTATACGGCTGGCAGATCGTCAGCTATGAAGGAGCAAATTTACTCTACACCGGCGCTTGGGGTGCGGTGAACGTAACGGCCAATGTCTGGTACGGCAGCGATGAAGATAAAAATAACGAAGAGCTAAGTCGTATCTATTACCTGGCTCAGGTTGACGAAACCTGGAAAGATCAGATTGGCGTGTACTTTGATTTCAATTACGACTGGCTGACCTTGCGTGTGGTCTATATGCAAAACAAAGTCGACCGCCTGATTTACGATGAAGTACCGCCAAGGCAGCGGCTGCAGGATGTCAAACAGAAGTTCGCAGGCGTTACACTGAACATCGATTGGCAAAATCTGGTATTTCGCTCTGAATACAATACCTTTGACCGACCATCCGAAGACAACACTTATTACGCCAGCCTTGTCGGCGTCGGTTATCGATTGGGCGACTGGCTACCAATGATTTCCTATTCTGAGTTCGAGGAAGAGGCCGGCCTGTGGCCGGATGAAGTCGAGCTGCACGAAACCGTGAGCTTCAGTTTGCGCTGGGATTTTACGCCATCGGCTGCTTTCAAATTGCAGTATGACGACTTTACCGACAACACAAGAGGTGACTGGTTTGTTGGAGATTCCGAAACCTTATCTCTTGGCATTGATGTCGTGTTTTGA
- the lon gene encoding endopeptidase La has protein sequence MNDRPIKLPPTPPDMLLPTELHLLPLTDRPFFPPQTLPVLMNEEHWRETIENIGETEHRLAGLLLADSDHPDEVNTENFYRIGTVVRIHHPVISGGKVQFIAEGLQRFRVADFKKTDAGFFADVEYPVEPQYRNPDQLKAYALAIVNTIKEIAPLNPMYGDELKFFLSRFTPNEPSALTDFAATLTTAKKEDLQEILATVHLRDRMHKVLDLLRKELEVSRIQSKIQEDVEKKLNEHQRRFFLREQLKAIQKELGIAKDDRTADLDRFRGRLEPLTIPDAAKTRIDEEMEKLAVLEPGSPEYAVTRNWLDAVSSVPWGQLSKDNLDLTIAREVLEKDHAGLNDVKDRVVEFLAVGALKGQIAGSIVLLIGPPGVGKTSIGKSIADALERKFFRFSVGGVRDEAEIKGHRRTYIGALPGKLVQALRETGTMNPVIMLDEIDKMGQSFQGDPASALLEVLDPEQNHSFLDHYLDLRVDLSRVLFVCTANQLDTIPRPLLDRMEIIRLSGYITEEKVAIAKQYLWPRLLNRTGLKSSDIQLKPKALKRVIEEYAREAGVRNLEKQLGRLARKVVVKKVSGHDQKVIIDEEDVSSYLGQSVYAKEKPSSGVGIVTGLAWTALGGSTLDIETALIHTQHRGLKLTGTLGDVMKESAEIAFSYLSAHYRRYQLPTEFFEKGFIHLHVPEGATPKDGPSAGITIATALLSLALNKPVPRRLAMTGELTLTGHVLAVGGIREKVVAARRSDIKEVLMPVPCQGEYEELPEHIRRGLKVHFVSDFSEVAKITFNI, from the coding sequence ATGAACGATCGCCCGATAAAACTGCCCCCCACACCACCCGACATGCTGCTACCGACCGAGCTGCATCTGCTGCCCCTGACTGACCGCCCGTTCTTTCCGCCGCAAACGCTGCCGGTGTTGATGAACGAAGAACATTGGCGGGAAACCATCGAAAACATCGGCGAAACCGAACATCGCCTGGCCGGTTTGTTGCTGGCCGACTCCGATCACCCGGATGAAGTCAACACCGAAAATTTTTATCGCATCGGCACCGTGGTCAGAATTCACCACCCGGTGATCAGCGGCGGTAAAGTGCAATTCATCGCCGAAGGCTTGCAACGCTTTCGCGTCGCCGACTTCAAAAAAACGGATGCCGGATTTTTCGCCGATGTTGAATATCCGGTCGAACCGCAGTATCGCAATCCGGATCAGCTGAAAGCCTACGCGCTCGCCATCGTCAACACGATCAAAGAAATTGCACCGCTAAACCCAATGTATGGCGACGAGCTGAAGTTCTTTTTGAGCCGTTTCACACCGAATGAGCCCTCGGCACTGACCGATTTTGCTGCGACACTGACGACAGCGAAAAAAGAAGATCTGCAAGAAATTCTGGCGACGGTGCATCTGCGTGATCGCATGCATAAAGTACTGGACTTGCTGCGAAAAGAGCTGGAAGTCTCACGCATCCAAAGCAAGATTCAGGAAGATGTCGAGAAAAAACTCAATGAGCATCAGCGCCGATTTTTCCTGCGCGAACAACTGAAAGCCATTCAAAAAGAACTAGGCATCGCCAAAGATGATCGTACTGCGGATCTCGATCGTTTTCGTGGTCGACTGGAACCGCTGACCATTCCCGATGCCGCAAAAACCCGTATTGACGAAGAAATGGAAAAACTTGCGGTGTTGGAGCCTGGTTCGCCGGAGTATGCCGTCACCCGCAACTGGCTCGATGCGGTTTCCAGTGTGCCGTGGGGGCAACTGAGTAAAGACAATCTCGATTTGACGATTGCCCGCGAGGTACTGGAAAAAGATCATGCCGGTCTGAACGATGTCAAAGATCGGGTGGTCGAGTTTCTCGCAGTCGGAGCCTTGAAAGGCCAGATTGCCGGCTCAATCGTGTTGCTGATCGGCCCACCCGGCGTCGGTAAAACCTCAATCGGTAAATCGATTGCCGATGCGCTGGAACGGAAATTTTTCCGTTTCTCGGTGGGCGGCGTGCGCGACGAAGCGGAAATCAAAGGTCATCGCCGCACTTACATCGGCGCCCTGCCCGGCAAGCTGGTGCAGGCGCTTCGAGAAACCGGAACGATGAATCCGGTGATCATGCTCGATGAAATCGACAAGATGGGACAAAGCTTTCAAGGCGACCCGGCTTCGGCGCTACTGGAAGTGCTGGACCCGGAACAGAATCACTCCTTTTTGGATCACTACTTGGATTTGCGTGTTGATTTATCGCGGGTGCTGTTTGTTTGCACCGCCAATCAACTCGACACGATTCCACGACCACTGCTGGATCGAATGGAGATCATTCGACTGAGTGGTTACATCACTGAAGAAAAAGTCGCGATTGCCAAACAATATCTGTGGCCACGTCTGCTCAATCGCACTGGCCTAAAAAGCAGCGATATTCAACTGAAACCGAAAGCACTGAAACGCGTTATCGAAGAATACGCCCGCGAGGCCGGCGTTCGAAATTTGGAAAAGCAACTCGGCCGGCTGGCACGCAAAGTGGTGGTCAAGAAAGTCAGTGGCCACGATCAAAAAGTCATCATTGACGAAGAAGATGTGTCGAGCTACTTGGGGCAGTCGGTCTACGCGAAAGAGAAACCATCGAGCGGTGTCGGTATTGTTACTGGTCTTGCCTGGACAGCGCTCGGCGGGTCAACACTCGATATCGAAACAGCGCTGATTCACACTCAACACCGCGGTTTGAAGCTGACCGGAACGCTCGGCGATGTCATGAAAGAATCGGCCGAAATCGCGTTCAGTTACTTGAGCGCGCACTATCGCCGCTATCAATTACCAACCGAGTTTTTCGAAAAAGGGTTTATTCACTTGCACGTGCCGGAAGGCGCCACACCGAAAGACGGCCCCAGCGCCGGCATCACCATTGCCACGGCATTACTGTCATTGGCATTGAACAAACCGGTGCCGCGCCGTTTGGCGATGACCGGCGAGCTGACATTGACCGGTCATGTGCTGGCTGTTGGCGGTATACGCGAAAAAGTCGTTGCCGCCCGCCGTTCCGATATCAAGGAAGTGTTGATGCCCGTTCCTTGCCAAGGTGAGTATGAAGAACTGCCTGAACACATCCGTCGCGGCTTGAAAGTGCACTTTGTCAGCGACTTTTCCGAGGTCGCCAAGATCACGTTCAATATTTGA
- a CDS encoding RNA polymerase sigma factor produces MTTAVLDFQLAVQADSKTITTHSSSGSAVREKRQQLDAFLASVERRALRTAEFAVRNRDDALEIVQDAMLKLVQNYAEASAEEWPPLFHRILHSRIMDHHRRGKVVKRIFAWFQKEDEDGEVYDPIEQAEAAGIQNPLERLDLEQGNEALVAAVAELPERQRQAFLLRYWEGQSEKQMAFIMQCSEGSVKTHLSRALASLRQRLQEYQP; encoded by the coding sequence ATGACGACCGCCGTGCTAGATTTTCAGCTGGCAGTACAGGCCGACAGCAAGACGATAACGACACACAGCAGCAGCGGGAGCGCCGTGCGCGAAAAACGACAACAACTCGACGCGTTTCTGGCCAGTGTTGAGCGCCGGGCTCTGCGCACGGCCGAGTTTGCCGTGCGTAACCGCGACGACGCGTTGGAAATCGTTCAGGATGCGATGCTGAAGCTGGTGCAGAACTATGCCGAAGCCAGCGCCGAGGAATGGCCGCCGCTGTTTCACCGTATCCTGCACAGCCGCATCATGGACCACCATCGGCGCGGTAAGGTGGTCAAACGGATTTTCGCCTGGTTTCAGAAAGAAGATGAAGACGGCGAGGTTTATGACCCGATTGAACAGGCTGAGGCAGCCGGCATCCAGAATCCGCTGGAACGGCTTGATCTGGAGCAAGGCAACGAGGCTTTGGTCGCGGCCGTAGCCGAGCTGCCGGAGCGTCAACGTCAGGCGTTTTTGCTGCGTTACTGGGAAGGCCAGTCAGAAAAGCAGATGGCCTTTATCATGCAGTGCAGCGAAGGGTCTGTAAAAACCCATTTGTCGCGGGCGCTGGCGAGTTTGCGCCAGCGTTTGCAGGAGTACCAGCCATGA
- the smrA gene encoding DNA endonuclease SmrA: protein MSRLNPEDQRLLEEAFADVEPIGESDKIDANAAQELDKLAMQNRRLAAQTDKQHDQNFLTTTQPKLVDPYAELAYKRDGVQTGVFKALRQGQYEARYVLDLHRHTVEKARVEVFEFIYDALKRQERCVMILHGRGVKAEKPALLKSYVNHWLPQFPEVLAFHSAQKRDGGTGAVYILLKKSEEASETNREIYSRREP from the coding sequence ATGAGCCGTTTGAATCCTGAAGACCAACGATTGCTGGAAGAAGCATTTGCCGACGTTGAGCCGATTGGTGAGTCAGACAAGATTGATGCAAACGCCGCACAAGAACTCGACAAGCTGGCGATGCAGAATCGCCGTCTGGCGGCACAAACCGATAAGCAACACGATCAGAACTTTTTGACCACGACCCAACCGAAACTGGTCGACCCCTATGCCGAGCTCGCCTACAAGCGCGATGGCGTGCAAACCGGGGTGTTCAAGGCGCTACGCCAGGGCCAGTATGAAGCGCGCTACGTGCTGGACTTGCATCGACACACCGTGGAGAAAGCCCGGGTCGAGGTGTTCGAGTTCATCTACGATGCGCTGAAGCGCCAGGAACGCTGCGTGATGATTCTGCATGGCCGCGGCGTCAAGGCCGAAAAGCCGGCGCTGCTGAAAAGCTATGTCAACCATTGGTTGCCGCAGTTTCCCGAGGTGTTGGCCTTCCATTCCGCTCAGAAACGTGACGGTGGTACCGGTGCGGTCTATATCCTGCTGAAAAAATCCGAAGAAGCCAGCGAGACCAACCGGGAAATCTATAGCCGTCGCGAACCCTGA